A genome region from Coprococcus phoceensis includes the following:
- a CDS encoding TIGR03936 family radical SAM-associated protein, whose translation MEEVFVLKARIKFRKYGVMKFIGHLDIMRFFQKVMRRADIPIAFTGGYSPHMIMSFANPLGVGLTSDGEYFDIELTEPIDFDAAVERMNATMVEGIEVVNMVEISDDKKRTGMSIVAAADYLSFAKNHAFPDDWKEKADIFLDQPQIMIVKKTKKSEKEVDIKPMIYQFEARDEEIYMQVATGSVENLKPELVMQAFSQFLGLNAEEITFVHHRLEVYANIGTEDNRELVSLDQVS comes from the coding sequence ATGGAGGAGGTGTTTGTTTTGAAGGCAAGAATTAAATTTCGTAAATATGGGGTGATGAAATTCATCGGACATTTGGATATTATGCGTTTCTTTCAAAAAGTAATGCGCCGTGCGGATATTCCGATTGCGTTTACAGGTGGATACAGCCCACATATGATCATGTCCTTTGCCAATCCGCTCGGGGTTGGTTTGACAAGCGACGGAGAATATTTTGATATTGAACTTACAGAGCCGATTGACTTTGATGCGGCTGTTGAACGGATGAATGCAACGATGGTAGAAGGCATTGAGGTGGTCAATATGGTAGAGATTTCTGATGATAAAAAGCGTACAGGAATGTCCATTGTGGCGGCAGCAGATTATTTGTCCTTTGCAAAAAATCATGCTTTTCCGGATGACTGGAAGGAAAAAGCAGACATCTTTTTGGATCAACCGCAGATTATGATTGTGAAAAAGACGAAGAAGAGTGAAAAGGAAGTGGATATCAAACCGATGATCTATCAGTTTGAAGCGAGAGATGAAGAAATCTACATGCAGGTTGCCACAGGAAGTGTGGAAAATCTGAAACCGGAACTTGTTATGCAGGCATTTTCGCAATTTTTAGGATTGAATGCGGAAGAAATCACATTTGTACATCACCGTCTTGAAGTGTACGCAAATATCGGAACAGAGGATAACCGAGAACTAGTGAGTCTCGATCAGGTGTCATAA